In Actinomycetota bacterium, the genomic window TATTTTGGATATAAAAAATTTTTTATTCTTGCAATTATCGGAGCATTAATTATCGGCTTTTCAATATTTTTGTATCTCAACAGCCACTTTGAAAAAGTTGCAATTGCAGTGCTGCAGGCTGATATTAAAAAAGGACATACTATTAAAGATGAAGACGTGAGAGATGGGTTTTTTTATAAACAGGACGTACCTGTTGAAGCAATTAGAAACAAATCAGAATTAATAGGACTTGAAATAAAGACAGACAGATATATGGGAGACTTTATTACAAGAGAAATGCTTGAAGATAAAAGAGAGGATTATTTATCTTCAAATCTTAAAGAAGATGAAGCGATTATATCAATTAATCTTAATTCAAAAGAAAGTATGGCATCAGATCTTCAGATAGGTAAAAAGATAATGATAGTCTCAACAGAAAAAGATAAAGATATGGAAGATATTTTTTATAAGAATAGTGCGGTTTTCAGCAATAGCGAAGGCAGCTGTCTTTCAAAAGGATTTAATATAAAAAACTATCTTAACAGCAGCGTATTTCAAATTTCAGAAAATATTTTCCTGGTTGATGGATTTATTTATTTTAAAAATCTTGAAGTTATTCATATTCAAGAAGTTGAAGATACAGATATGGGCATTTTATCAAAAAATAATAGAAAAGATTCATCGCTTTACGTCAAATGTAAAAACCTTGAAGCGCCTTATCTGGCAAAAATAACTTCAGGTGAGAAATACAAATTATTAATAGGACCGCAATAAAGATTATTTTTCCAATGGATAAAGTCAAAGAGAAAATAATAACTGTTACTTCAAATAAAGGCGGCACAGGCAAGACAACAGTATCTTTATGTCTGGCATTATATTTCTCTTGTAAAAAAAATAGAAAAACGCTGCTGCTGGAAATGGATTCCTCACCGGGAGATTTCACAGTTTTATTTGATGCAGATGATGATAATTCAATTGAAATAGCTTTAAAGTTTCCTTCAAAACTCGCTAATTATGCAAAAAATGTAGGAAACAACCTGGACATAATAAAAGGGTTTTCCAACCCATTGTCTGCAGAAGAAGTTAAAACTGATGAAATAAATAATCTGCTGAGCACAGCATTAAAGAAGTATGAAATTATAATTGTAGACACTCAGAATGTTTTGAATGGTTCCATAGTTGACGTTTTAAAAATAACCGATTATGTTTTTTTAATTTCCGATCTTGAGATTGAATCACTTTATAGAAATCTGGAATTCATAAACCTTCTAAAAAGCAAGTTTCTCCTTCATCATGATAATTTTTATTTTTTAATAAATAAAAAAAGGTTTATAGACATATTTAAAATAATGGACATATCAAAAGTTATTACCTTGCCGATAATGGGATTTATTTCTTTTGAAAGAAATTTTAACAAAAGCCTGGTTATGAAGAACAAAAATAAATTTTTAAAGACCAGGACTTTTATTAATATGTCTAAAATTTTGGAAGGTTTTTATTTAAAAAATATAGTGTGAAAATGAGCTTGAAAGACCGTATAAGTGAAAAAACGATACAGGAATCAGATCTTGAAAAAGAAATAATCAAAAGAGTAAAGAAAATGATTAAAACCAAAGCATATGATCTTAATCCGGTTTTTAACAATAAAGAACATTTTAAGGATAAGATATTTCTCATCATTAAAAAGGAAGTGGAAGAATACTTTAATATCGCAAATTACCACATTAAAAATGAAATGATAGAACGGATTTTTTATGATACATGTGGCCTGGGCATTCTTGAGGTTTATCTTGGCGACAAGGAAATAACAGATATTTTTATACAGGATCTTGAGATGGTAATTATAAAAAACGGACATAAGATTTTTTTAGGCCAGGTATTTGCAAATATGGATGAAGTATATTTAATAATAGACAGAATTAAAGAAAACTCAGGAAAAATAATAGATCAAAGAATTCCTTTTCTAAATACAGATTTATATGAAGGCAGCAGATGTTCCATCGTCATACCTCCTGTTTCCGACAAAGTCTATATCTCCATAAGGGTTTTCAACTGTCTGGATTTTAAAATCGATGATCTTGAAAAAGCTGGAATGTTCGATGGGAAGGTAAAAAATCTGCTTAAATATTTTGTAGAGAATAAACAAAACATAATCATTGCCGGAGGCATGGGAACAGGCAAGACTACCTTGCTCAATACCTTAATAAAGCTGATTCCCTCAGATGAATTTATTAACATAATACAGGATACTCCTGAAATCAAACCCTTAAATCATCATTATGCAAGGCTTCTTACTACAAGAATAAAATCCAGAGAGATTGATTATGAAATAAATCAGGAAAGATTGCTTTTTGAAACATTAAGAATGAAGGCTGACAGAATAATAATTGGAGAAATAAGAGAAAACATATCGGCATATCAATTGCTGCAGGCTTTAAATACCGGCCACAAGGGCAGTTTCTCAACCATTCATGCTGATTCGGGTTTTGACGCCCTGACAAGACTTGAGACCCTTTCAATGGAATACAGGCAGAATCTGGATAATATGATGATTAAAAGAATTATTGCCAGAGCGATAAATGTGATTATTTATCTGGAAAACCAATTGAATGGAGAACCGGATTATATTAAAAGGAAAATAAAAGAAATAATAACAGTTGATAAAAATCTGACTAAAGAAGGTGAATACCAATTAACGTATCAATAAAAATATCAGTTTTTGTTACGATCGGAGTATTTTATTTATTTCTTTATTTATTACTCTTTTATATTGAAAAGAAGAATAAAACTCTTGATTTGATTTTAAGAAAAAATATTGGACAAACTGATTTATACAAGAAGCGAAAAAGACGGAATGGATTTGAAAAATGGTATGAAAGCTTAAACTTGAAAATCGATTTAAGTGATTTTTTACTGATATTATTTATTATCTTCACAATATTTTTTTTAATATGTATAACTCTTAAATTATCTTTATTAATAACCGTTTTTATAATTATTGCTATTTTTTCATTCATAACTATTTTTCTTAATATTCAAAAAACCAGAACTGTTAGCAGGAAAGAAGAGCAGCTTGAGTATTTCTTAATCAGTTTGTCAGGGAATCTTTTCTCCCAGCCCAATATTCTAAACTGTATAAAAAAGTCTGTAAACGAAATAGATGAACCATTGAAAGGTGATTTTATTGAAGTGCTGGAAAATTATTCCAAAGGACTGGTGTTTAAAGATGCTCTGAAAATTATGATTAAAAAAAACGACAGCAGGTCAATAGAGATAATATTATCGGGATTTATCGCGGCAAACGAAAAGGGAACAGATATAAACAAATTCATCAGCTGCCAGATTGACTATATCAGAGAAAAGAAAGCTTTAAAAAACTATATAAACATTTTAAGTACCGGTCCAAAATATTCATCTTATTTTATTATGCTTATACCAATAATTTCCATAGTTATTGTTACTTTAATTAATAAAAATTTTATTACTTATTATCTGAGCAGTATCGGGATAATAGTATCAATATATGCATTAGTCAGTTTTTTTACCGGTTTCCTGCTTATAAATAAAATCATTAATAATCTTGGAAAAAATATTTTAATATCATGAAGGTTATAATTATATCCATTTCCGTTTTAATATTTGCATTTTTTATTTTATTATTCGTTTTTCTCAAAACCAGCAAGATAAGTATAAAAAGTAAAAATTTTATAGAAAAAATTTTTATAAAAAGGAATCGGTCAAAACCCGATAATAAAAAATTTGAAATTTATTTTAATGATTTTTCCGGATTTAAGTTTCTGGGGATAGGCATAGATACTCTGGAGAAGCTATATATTGTAAAAATATTATTTAGTTTTGCAGCTTTTTTCTTAATAAATTTTTTGGGACTATTTCTTAGGAATAATTATTTTGCTATTTCAGTTATTGCAGCATTTTTGTGTTTTTTTCTACCTTCAGAAATTCTTAAAAATCATATAAACAAAAAAATGAGAGATGTTTATGCTGAGTTGCCTGATTTCATAGATTTTTTATATCTGCTGATAAATGCAGGTCTTACTTTTGATGAATCAATCAAGTATCTGGTTGAAAATATGAAAGGTAATATTTGCAAACTCTTTAAAATATACCGGATTAAACAAATGGAAGGCAACAGTAAAAATGAATCTTTAAAATATATAGGAAGAATATCTTTTTGTTCCGAGTTTGAAAGAATTTTAAAAGTTATCTCAGAGTCAGAAATTATTGGAAACCCGGTAAACAATACATTAAAAGACCTATCTTTGGAAATAAGAAGAAACCAGAGAGACCATATAAAAATAAGAGCTGAAAAACTTGAAAGCAATCTGATATTTGTAATTTTTATATTTATTTTTATTCCAATGATAATACTGTTTATTTTGCCGATAATTCCACAGTTCAAATTATTATTCAAATAATTATTTTAGGAGAGAAAATGAAAAGAATTAAAGACTATCTATTAAAGAAATATGTATCATGTAAAGGATCCACATTAATTGAGATAGCCCTTTATATCGCGCTTGTTGTCATCGTGTGTATCGTGGTAGTTACATCGCTTGGCGATAAGTTGCAATCTGTATTTCAAAGAATTGTGGACAGTTTATAAGTTTTATTATTTTTACCGGGAAGATATTAATAATTGCTATTCAAAAGAAACGGTTTGATAAAAAAAATAAAATTAGAGCAGGGAAGCGCTTTGGTAGAATTTGCTGTGATTGCGCCAATTCTTCTGGTTCTGATTGCCGGGATAATTCAGTTCGGTTTTATCCTGAATGCAAAAATTGCCGTAAATGCTGCATCATTTGAGGGAGCCAGAGCAGCAATTCTAAGTGAA contains:
- a CDS encoding ParA family protein, which encodes MDKVKEKIITVTSNKGGTGKTTVSLCLALYFSCKKNRKTLLLEMDSSPGDFTVLFDADDDNSIEIALKFPSKLANYAKNVGNNLDIIKGFSNPLSAEEVKTDEINNLLSTALKKYEIIIVDTQNVLNGSIVDVLKITDYVFLISDLEIESLYRNLEFINLLKSKFLLHHDNFYFLINKKRFIDIFKIMDISKVITLPIMGFISFERNFNKSLVMKNKNKFLKTRTFINMSKILEGFYLKNIV
- a CDS encoding CpaF family protein: MSLKDRISEKTIQESDLEKEIIKRVKKMIKTKAYDLNPVFNNKEHFKDKIFLIIKKEVEEYFNIANYHIKNEMIERIFYDTCGLGILEVYLGDKEITDIFIQDLEMVIIKNGHKIFLGQVFANMDEVYLIIDRIKENSGKIIDQRIPFLNTDLYEGSRCSIVIPPVSDKVYISIRVFNCLDFKIDDLEKAGMFDGKVKNLLKYFVENKQNIIIAGGMGTGKTTLLNTLIKLIPSDEFINIIQDTPEIKPLNHHYARLLTTRIKSREIDYEINQERLLFETLRMKADRIIIGEIRENISAYQLLQALNTGHKGSFSTIHADSGFDALTRLETLSMEYRQNLDNMMIKRIIARAINVIIYLENQLNGEPDYIKRKIKEIITVDKNLTKEGEYQLTYQ